In a genomic window of Aggregatimonas sangjinii:
- the typA gene encoding translational GTPase TypA, with product MPVTKNIAIIAHVDHGKTTLVDKIMYHCQLFRENQNTGDLILDNNDLERERGITITSKNVSVVYKDTKINIIDTPGHADFGGEVERVLNMADGVLLLVDAFEGPMPQTRFVLQKAIDLGLKPCVVINKVDKENCTPEEVHEKVFDLMFELGAEEWQLDFPTVYGSAKNNWMSDDWANETENIEPLLDMVIEHIPTFEPEEGNTQMLITSLDFSSFTGRIAIGRLTRGSLKEGQQIALVKRDGSIVKSKIKELFVFEGLGRKKVQEVVTGDICALVGVEGFEIGDTVADLENPEGLKTIAIDEPTMSMLFTINDSPFFGQDGKFVTSRHIKERLERELEKNLALRLNETDSADKFLVFGRGVLHLSVLIETMRREGYELQIGQPQVIIKEIDGVKCEPIEHLTIDLPESVSGKAVEMVSIRKGEMTSMEAKGDRMLCEFMIPSRGIIGLRNQLLTATAGEAIMAHRFLEYQPMKGDIPQRQNGSLVSMEKGKAIPYSIDKLQDRGKFFVDPGEDIYEGQVIGENSRGDDMTVNITKTKKLSNVRSSGADDKAKIVPAIKFSLEEALEYIQKDEYVEVTPKHLRLRKIYLTEVDRKRNKIA from the coding sequence ATGCCAGTTACTAAGAACATTGCCATTATTGCCCACGTTGACCACGGTAAAACTACCTTGGTCGACAAGATCATGTACCACTGTCAGCTTTTTCGCGAGAATCAAAATACAGGGGATTTGATTTTGGATAATAATGATCTGGAACGTGAACGCGGGATTACCATTACATCCAAAAATGTTTCGGTGGTCTACAAAGACACGAAAATAAATATTATAGATACGCCGGGTCACGCCGATTTTGGCGGCGAAGTCGAGCGGGTATTGAACATGGCCGATGGCGTGCTACTTTTGGTAGATGCTTTCGAAGGTCCCATGCCACAGACCCGATTTGTATTGCAAAAGGCGATCGACCTTGGTTTGAAGCCCTGTGTGGTCATCAATAAAGTGGACAAAGAGAACTGTACTCCTGAGGAAGTACATGAGAAAGTGTTCGATTTGATGTTCGAATTGGGCGCCGAGGAATGGCAATTGGATTTTCCTACCGTTTATGGTTCTGCAAAGAACAACTGGATGAGTGATGACTGGGCGAACGAAACCGAGAATATCGAGCCCTTGTTGGATATGGTTATCGAGCATATCCCGACTTTTGAACCAGAAGAAGGCAATACGCAAATGTTGATTACCTCTTTAGATTTCTCCTCTTTTACCGGAAGGATCGCCATCGGGAGATTAACAAGAGGCTCTTTAAAAGAAGGCCAACAAATTGCTTTGGTAAAAAGGGATGGGAGTATCGTAAAGTCCAAAATCAAGGAGCTTTTTGTTTTTGAAGGACTAGGACGTAAAAAAGTTCAAGAGGTAGTTACTGGAGATATTTGCGCCTTGGTAGGTGTTGAAGGTTTTGAGATTGGGGATACCGTCGCTGATTTGGAAAACCCTGAAGGCTTAAAAACCATTGCCATCGATGAGCCGACTATGAGTATGTTGTTTACTATTAATGATAGTCCGTTTTTTGGGCAAGATGGTAAATTCGTGACTTCACGCCATATCAAGGAACGTTTGGAGCGGGAATTGGAAAAAAACTTGGCCTTGCGTTTGAATGAAACGGATAGTGCGGACAAATTTTTGGTTTTCGGTCGTGGCGTACTACACCTCTCGGTGTTGATCGAAACCATGCGCCGCGAAGGATACGAATTGCAAATCGGACAACCTCAGGTCATCATCAAGGAAATAGATGGTGTCAAATGTGAGCCGATCGAGCATTTGACGATAGACCTTCCGGAGAGCGTTTCCGGGAAGGCCGTTGAGATGGTATCGATCCGTAAAGGAGAAATGACCAGTATGGAAGCAAAAGGCGACCGCATGTTGTGCGAGTTCATGATTCCTTCACGAGGTATTATAGGCTTACGGAACCAACTCTTGACCGCTACTGCGGGTGAGGCGATTATGGCCCACCGCTTTTTGGAATACCAACCGATGAAAGGCGACATTCCACAACGTCAGAATGGTTCTTTGGTTTCTATGGAAAAAGGAAAAGCGATTCCCTATTCAATTGACAAGCTACAGGATCGTGGCAAGTTCTTTGTGGATCCGGGAGAGGATATTTACGAGGGACAGGTTATTGGCGAGAATTCACGTGGTGATGACATGACGGTCAATATCACCAAGACCAAAAAGCTTTCGAACGTACGTTCTTCTGGAGCGGATGACAAGGCCAAAATCGTTCCGGCGATCAAATTCTCGTTGGAAGAGGCGTTGGAATATATTCAAAAGGATGAGTACGTTGAGGTAACCCCAAAACACCTACGCCTTCGAAAAATATATCTGACGGAAGTCGATCGCAAACGAAATAAAATCGCTTAA